A portion of the Oncorhynchus gorbuscha isolate QuinsamMale2020 ecotype Even-year linkage group LG19, OgorEven_v1.0, whole genome shotgun sequence genome contains these proteins:
- the LOC124006311 gene encoding P2Y purinoceptor 2-like — MATFTNHSTNESSGQNCRCRFKEDFKYILLPVSYTLVFVIGLALNFTAMYVILFRTKLWKPSTVYMFNLTVCDTLYILTLPFLIYYYADENDWPFSEPFCKLIRFLFYANLYGSILFLCCISLHRFLGVCYPIRSLSWVNARRARLVSVAVWACVLMCQAPVLYFSRTRDEGTERVCFDTTSPELFHDFLVYSLVVSMLLFAFPFMVVMVCYGLMVRKLLEPTWGAGGSQSRGVGRIAPHRSKQKSVKMIIIVLAAFMLCFLPFHLTRSLYYFLRYLEQMDPSQVSCELLKASSLAYMVTRPLASANSCVDPVLYFMAGQDFRSNLGNKNQSIAKETRKRDGGPFEAALTVRRVNLCTE, encoded by the exons ATGGCTACCTTCACCAACCACTCAACCAATGAGAGCAGCGGGCAAAACTGCCGCTGTCGCTTCAAGGAGGACTTCAAGTACATCCTGCTTCCTGTCAGCTACACTCTGGTCTTCGTGATTGGCCTAGCCCTGAACTTCACGGCCATGTACGTGATCCTGTTCCGTACAAAACTGTGGAAGCCCTCCACGGTGTACATGTTCAACCTGACAGTGTGCGACACCCTCTACATCCTCACCCTACCCTTCCTAATCTACTACTACGCCGACGAGAACGACTGGCCCTTCAGCGAACCGTTCTGCAAACTCATCCGCTTCCTGTTCTATGCTAACCTCTACGGTTCCATCCTGTTCCTGTGCTGCATCAGCCTGCACCGCTTTCTGGGTGTGTGTTACCCGATTAGGTCCCTAAGCTGGGTCAACGCCAGGAGAGCCCGGCTGGTGTCTGTGGCGGTGTGGGCGTGTGTGCTGATGTGCCAGGCTCCCGTGCTCTACTTCTCACGGACCAGGGACGAGGGAACGGAGAGGGTGTGTTTCGACACCACCAGTCCAGAGTTATTTCATGACTTCCTAGTGTACAGCTTGGTGGTATCTATGCTGCTGTTTGCCTTCCCCTtcatggtggtgatggtgtgctATGGACTGATGGTGAGGAAGCTTCTGGAGCCCACCTGGGGGGCAGGAGGGAGCCAGTCGAGGGGAGTCGGGAGGATCGCTCCTCATCGCTCCAAACAGAAGTCTGTGAAGATGATAATCATTGTGTTAGCAGCGTTCATGCTGTGTTTCCTACCCTTCCACCTGACCAGAAGTCTGTACTATTTCCTCAGATACCTGGAGCAGATGGATCCCTCCCAG GTGAGCTGTGAGCTGCTGAAGGCGTCCAGCCTGGCCTATATGGTGACACGCCCCCTGGCCAGCGCCAACAGCTGTGTGGATCCCGTCCTTTACTTCATGGCTGGGCAGGATTTCCGTAGTAACCTCGGCAACAAAAATCAGAGCATCGCCAAGGAAACCAGGAAGCGTGATGGCGGCCCTTTCGAAGCAGCACTGACTGTCAGGAGAGTCAATCTATGTACTGAATAG